The Falco rusticolus isolate bFalRus1 chromosome 14, bFalRus1.pri, whole genome shotgun sequence sequence aaaatgtagtttttcATTGAAATTACCAGGTGGTTGATTTTTCCTAGTGATAGTGTTAGGGAAATGAATCTATGTAATTTCAGTTCAAGGGAATTGAATCTATGCCCTTCTTCACTGTGGTGAGGAGCAATGTTCTGACCTGAGAAGGGACTGTACATGTGCATGGAGACATGGGGTTTAGCTTTTTGACTTATGACCTGCCTGGAGCATTGCAGGgacattaatttatttctttgttgggtttttttttttctccctgctgggCCTCGAAGAGACCTGCATATGTCAGCCCAGTCCCCTGCTCTCAGGGGTCAGTGTTCCAGCTGTAGCTTTTCCAGTGGAGGAaatgcagcaggcagaggggctggtgGTTCAGTGGCTCCATCCGCTGCCTCCTCTCCTGCACCTTTGGAGCTTTCCGCCCCTCTCTTGGgcgggaggggtgggggaattGTTGATGTGTGCAGGTTGTGGGTGTGAGCGGACAGGCCCTTGCTTTGTGAGGCAGTACCAGTAGTTTGGCTGTTTAAAGGACAAATGGTCAGAAAGCACAGGACTCCTCTAGGCTTGGATATAATCCCTAGCTCTGCCAAAGTTTCCTCCCTGATTTTGACACCCAGCAGTCTTTCTGTGCTTCCATGGGCCAGctgcaaaactgagaaaacCACTTCTTTTCTCCCGTGTTTTGTCTGTCtctcaggcagcagctctgaggctgAGGGGAAGGGTTCCCTATTGCATGTTACACAGACAGCGTtaaaagctgctctgctggtgaGAGCCTTTAGATTCTGCTGCAGTGCAATCATCAAAATACCAAACTGAGCAAGAAATTTAAACCTTGCCATAATTTATCAAAACTGATGACTGAAGGATTTAACACATGTGTAAGAGCTTTCTCACCTGATTTAAATGTGAAGGCCTGTTTATGCCGCATGCAAAGTGGGTTTTGCATCTGCAGTGCACCGGGCTGTGATAAATACGCTATGGTAGTGTGGTGTCTAGACAGATGTGTTGCCTGACCTATATTATGGTTGCACACATTGGCAGTGGATTAGGCAGCTCATTCCAGGGTGCCGAGGTGGCCTTTTGCTCCTCTGATGAAATTACACACATGTACCGCTTCAGTGTGTGTGGGCTAAATCTTTCCCATGAGAAGTCTTGTATAACCATCTTTTAGATGTTACATATTTGCTTATCAGCTATTTGattctcattttctgcagtAGCTGTGCATCTCAGGATATTCTGCCTCATTGGCATTTCTTCTGGTTAAGAAACAAGAGGTCTACCAGTAATGTGTAATGGGGCCCCCCGGCCGCTGCAGCTGTCGCCTGAGGCTCGGGCAGATTTCTCCATGTTTGGTGTCCTTCAGCCAAGGGTAGttatatttacagaaaatatgctTCTATTAACACTGTCATTAACAGCCCTGAGTGTTTTGGAAATGAGGGTTCAGTGTCACTGTGTTCCTCCATCAAATGAGAAGACCTGAAGATCATGTAGTTTATCTGAGATCATCCTGCAACCCTGTGGCAGAGTCAGAGCTGAGGCTGCAGTCCTGCTCTGTTCTGTCTTTATTGGCCATagtttttacttgttttaataGCTTTGAATGGATTAACAGCAGAAACGACTGGATGGGTTCAGTGGGCAATGTTGCAGGGCAGACCAGGTGATTCGGACCTAAAATTCTTGCAACTAAATATGCAGAGATTCTTGTATGGTAGTTGTGGAGCTGGAAATCCCACTGTAGCGACCTGCACAAGGGTGAATGGTCTTATTTGACCAATTGTGCATGTCTTCAGAGAGAAACCTTTTGGTTTGTGGCTAAGAAGTGGGAATCCTGTGTTCAGAGCCTGCAGGCTCCTCCTGGAGATCACTCTCCAAAAACATTGTCTCCCTGTCATAGCGCGTATTGTGATCTTGTCATTTTCTTCCACCCCATAGGTCCAGAGCCGGAAGAGATTCCTGAGCCACCCAAAAAGATGGCCCCCAGGTTCCGGGTGCGACCGCGTTTTGAGCCCATACACTTTGTCACCAGTGCTGAGAAGGACGACAGGAAGGAAGATTCTCTGGACAACCAAATGCAGGAGGTGAACCAGGAGGCAAATACAAACAGCATAGCACAGCCAGTTGAAAACTGTACAAATTCGTTTGCGAGTGCACGGGAGGCGGATCCCCAGCTCTCCAACTCAGCTGGGTTTGGCTTTgcaggccaggcagcagcagcccagaagGTTGTGAATAGTGTGGACTCTACCACAAGCAGCGTGTTGCAGgcttctgtttctccttcaaCTGTCCAGTCTGCATCAGAGACTTTCCCTCCGTCAGCTATAATGCTGAAGCAGAGTTTTATCGAGAAACTGTCAGCAGCTATCTGGAAAAATCTTGCTAACCCAGATGCAAACACCGGGACTGATAAAATTAACTATACGTATCTTTTGACACGTTCGATTCAGGCATGCAAGACAAATCCTGAATATATTTATGTTCCTCTGAAAGAAATCGCCCCTGCTGACCTCCCCAAGAGCAAGAAGCTCCTAACAGATGGCTTTGCTTGTGAAGTGCGGTGTCAGAATGTCTACCTGACCACCGGTTACGCTGGCAGCAAAAATGGATCCAGGGATCGAGCCGCAGAGCTGGCAGTCAGGCTGCTGAAGAAGTCTGTGGAAGTTAGAGTCATTCAGCGGAAGTTCAAGCACACCTATCACGAAGACTTGGTGGTGTGTGAGGCAGGCGTGAGCCGCCCAGatttccctcctgctctcaAACCTCACGAGGAGTTTGTAGTTGCCAACAGGGACTGTGTCCCGATGCAGCCTGGGACTGAATCCGTGAAAGGTTCCACTAATACCAACAAACACTGGACTAGTTTTGTCCTCACGGAGAATGCCAGCGATGCAATAGGAATACTTAACAATTCTGCCTCATACAACAAAATGTCTATTGAATATAAATACGAATTAATGCCCAATCGCTCGTGGCGGTGTCAAGTGTATCTACAAGATCACTGCCTCGCTGAGGGCTTTGGCACTAAAAAGACCAGCAAGCACGCAGCAGCTGAGGAGGCACTGAAAATTCTGCAGAAGATGCAGTCAAATATAGCAGCCATCAAAGTGACCCAGGTTCAGAAAGTGGGCTGCTCATCACGGGGCTCTGGGAGGAAGAAGGACCTGAAGGACCTTGTGATTTATGAGAACTCCAGTAACCCGGTGTGTACGCTGAATGACACTGCCCAGTTCAACAAGATGACGGTGGAGTACGTTTTTGAAAGGATGACTGGCATGCGATGGAAATGCAAGGTGCTGCTTGAAGATGAATTCATCGCAGAAGCAGTTGGAGTGAAAAAATCTGTCAAGCAtgaggcagcagaggaagctgTGAAAATCCTCAAAAAGACTCAGCCAACTGTTGTTAATAACCTAAAGAAAGGCACCGTTGAAGATGTCATCTCCAGAAATGAGATTCGGGGTCGATCAGCAGAGGAGGCTTTCAAGCAGAAGATCAAAGAAGACAACATTGGGAatcaaattttaagaaaaatgggTTGGACAGGGGGTGGCCTAGGGAAAGACGGTGAAGGCATTAGGGAGCCTATTTCAGTGAAGGAGCAGTTCAAAAGGGAAGGACTTGGGCTTGA is a genomic window containing:
- the NKRF gene encoding LOW QUALITY PROTEIN: NF-kappa-B-repressing factor (The sequence of the model RefSeq protein was modified relative to this genomic sequence to represent the inferred CDS: inserted 1 base in 1 codon; deleted 1 base in 1 codon): MPPPEQVPESVLEQWRQYNETERQWGLRRRFILRHLHGYPGAAIDQLLSLSVLWTNHIFMGCRYGLQVMEKVLKMAEGIDIGEMRTYELVPSRKLKRHRSLSDSPEPEEIPEPPKKMAPRFRVRPRFEPIHFVTSAEKDDRKEDSLDNQMQEVNQEANTNSIAQPVENCTNSFASAREADPQLSNSAGFGFAGQAAAAQKVVNSVDSTTSSVLQASVSPSTVQSASETFPPSAIMLKQSFIEKLSAAIWKNLANPDANTGTDKINYTYLLTRSIQACKTNPEYIYVPLKEIAPADLPKSKKLLTDGFACEVRCQNVYLTTGYAGSKNGSRDRAAELAVRLLKKSVEVRVIQRKFSTPITKTWWCVRQXVSRPDFPPALKPHEEFVVANRDCVPMQPGTESVKGSTNTNKHWTSFVLTENASDAIGILNNSASYNKMSIEYKYELMPNRSWRCQVYLQDHCLAEGFGTKKTSKHAAAEEALKILQKMQSNIAAIKVTQVQKVGCSSRGSGRKKDLKDLVIYENSSNPVCTLNDTAQFNKMTVEYVFERMTGMRWKCKVLLEDEFIAEAVGVKKSVKHEAAEEAVKILKKTQPTVVNNLKKGTVEDVISRNEIRGRSAEEAFKQKIKEDNIGNQILRKMGWTGGGLGKDGEGIREPISVKEQFKREGLGLDVERVNKIAKRDIEEIIRNYARSDSHIDLTFSRELTMDERKQIHQIAQKYGLKSKSHGQGHNRYLVVSRKRRKEDLLDQLKQEGQVGHYELIMPQAD